The following coding sequences lie in one Rutidosis leptorrhynchoides isolate AG116_Rl617_1_P2 chromosome 6, CSIRO_AGI_Rlap_v1, whole genome shotgun sequence genomic window:
- the LOC139852814 gene encoding auxin-responsive protein SAUR21-like: MAIRMPRIIQAKKILRRSFSNGSNTSSMNIPKGHFAVYVGEQEKKRFVVPVSLLSQPMFQELLHQAEEEFGYNHSMGGLTIPCSEDVFTDLASRLGVHYELLYATQFC; encoded by the coding sequence ATGGCCATTCGTATGCCTCGAATTATTCAAGCAAAGAAAATTCTTAGAAGATCATTCTCAAACGGAAGCAACACATCGTCTATGAACATCCCAAAAGGCCATTTTGCTGTTTATGTAGGTGAACAAGAGAAAAAGCGATTTGTGGTACCTGTATCGCTATTAAGCCAGCCTATGTTTCAAGAATTACTACATCAAGCAGAGGAAGAATTTGGGTACAACCATTCAATGGGTGGCCTCACAATTCCATGTAGTGAAGACGTATTCACTGATCTTGCTTCTCGTTTGGGTGTGCATTATGAGTTGTTGTATGCAACACAATTTTGTTAA
- the LOC139853125 gene encoding auxin-responsive protein SAUR19-like: MAIRMPRIVQAKKILKNSFSNGSTTSIDIPKGYFAVYVGEQEKKRFVVPVSLLSQPMFQELLQLAEEEFAYSHPMGGLTIPCREDMFINLASRLGAL; this comes from the coding sequence ATGGCCATTCGTATGCCTCGGATTGTTCAAGCGAAGAAAATTCTTAAAAATTCATTCTCAAATGGAAGCACCACGTCTATAGACATCCCAAAAGgctattttgctgtttatgtaGGTGAACAAGAGAAAAAGCGATTTGTGGTACCTGTATCACTATTAAGCCAACCGATGTTCCAAGAATTACTACAACTGGCAGAAGAAGAGTTCGCGTACAGCCATCCAATGGGTGGCCTCACGATTCCGTGTAGAGAAGACATGTTCATTAATCTTGCTTCTCGTTTAGGCGCGTTATGA